The Takifugu flavidus isolate HTHZ2018 chromosome 21, ASM371156v2, whole genome shotgun sequence genome has a window encoding:
- the cited4a gene encoding cbp/p300-interacting transactivator 4a isoform X1, which produces MTPPPLNWSLPTMQRGYIALGDRSAMADHMMMPMTHGFRMGMNAPPQHNGQPGMRGLPGGQVMHYGRSPQNMEAMRQRPGMVGPGGVAGPMNGAQMAGHHHQMMSGTMMYNQGPQHHHMHPPQQQQGGGHPQQYHHGNLTSQQLMASMHLQKLNTQYHGHPLGPPGAGHLPNGAQYRVGPNQLAGMQHIGGPFGPNGMDMDLIDEEVLTSLVLEFGLDRVQELPELFLGQNEFDFLSDFVCKQQPSTVSC; this is translated from the exons atgacccccccccccctcaactgGAGcctacccacaatgcaacggggCTACATCGCGCTG GGCGACAGGTCGGCCATGGCGGACCACATGATGATGCCCATGACCCACGGCTTCAGGATGGGCATGAACGCACCCCCGCAGCACAACGGCCAGCCCGGCATGCGAGGCCTGCCCGGTGGTCAGGTGATGCACTACGGCCGGAGCCCCCAGAACATGGAGGCCATGCGGCAGCGGCCCGGCATGGTCGGGCCCGGGGGCGTGGCCGGGCCCATGAACGGCGCCCAGATGGCCGGACACCACCACCAGATGATGTCCGGCACCATGATGTACAACCAGGGTCCGCAGCACCACCACATgcaccccccccagcagcagcagggcgggGGGCACCCGCAGCAgtatcaccatggcaacctgacGTCCCAGCAGCTCATGGCCAGCATGCACCTGCAGAAACTCAACACTCAGTACCACGGGCACCCGCTGGGCCCGCCCGGCGCCGGCCACCTGCCCAACGGGGCGCAGTACCGGGTCGGCCCCAACCAGCTGGCGGGCATGCAGCACATCGGCGGCCCGTTTGGGCCGAACGGCATGGACATGGACCTGATCGACGAGGAGGTTCTGACCTCGCTGGTGCTGGAGTTCGGTTTGGACCGCGTTCAGGAGCTGCCGGAACTCTTCCTGGGACAGAACGAATTTGACTTCCTGTCGGACTTTGTGTGCAAACAGCAGCCGAGCACGGTGAGCTGCTGA
- the cited4a gene encoding cbp/p300-interacting transactivator 4a isoform X2 gives MADHMMMPMTHGFRMGMNAPPQHNGQPGMRGLPGGQVMHYGRSPQNMEAMRQRPGMVGPGGVAGPMNGAQMAGHHHQMMSGTMMYNQGPQHHHMHPPQQQQGGGHPQQYHHGNLTSQQLMASMHLQKLNTQYHGHPLGPPGAGHLPNGAQYRVGPNQLAGMQHIGGPFGPNGMDMDLIDEEVLTSLVLEFGLDRVQELPELFLGQNEFDFLSDFVCKQQPSTVSC, from the coding sequence ATGGCGGACCACATGATGATGCCCATGACCCACGGCTTCAGGATGGGCATGAACGCACCCCCGCAGCACAACGGCCAGCCCGGCATGCGAGGCCTGCCCGGTGGTCAGGTGATGCACTACGGCCGGAGCCCCCAGAACATGGAGGCCATGCGGCAGCGGCCCGGCATGGTCGGGCCCGGGGGCGTGGCCGGGCCCATGAACGGCGCCCAGATGGCCGGACACCACCACCAGATGATGTCCGGCACCATGATGTACAACCAGGGTCCGCAGCACCACCACATgcaccccccccagcagcagcagggcgggGGGCACCCGCAGCAgtatcaccatggcaacctgacGTCCCAGCAGCTCATGGCCAGCATGCACCTGCAGAAACTCAACACTCAGTACCACGGGCACCCGCTGGGCCCGCCCGGCGCCGGCCACCTGCCCAACGGGGCGCAGTACCGGGTCGGCCCCAACCAGCTGGCGGGCATGCAGCACATCGGCGGCCCGTTTGGGCCGAACGGCATGGACATGGACCTGATCGACGAGGAGGTTCTGACCTCGCTGGTGCTGGAGTTCGGTTTGGACCGCGTTCAGGAGCTGCCGGAACTCTTCCTGGGACAGAACGAATTTGACTTCCTGTCGGACTTTGTGTGCAAACAGCAGCCGAGCACGGTGAGCTGCTGA